The Lentzea guizhouensis genome contains a region encoding:
- a CDS encoding MFS transporter: MRERLPVEVWVLVAASFIIAIGFGIVAPVLPVFAATFGVGHTAIAILISVFALVRLAFAPLSGILVNKFGEPHVYIVGILIVAAGTTMAGFSGSYFEMLGWRALAGIGSTMFTVAALALLIRITPAPMRGRASGMWAAGFLVGNVAGPIVGAGLVPLGLWVPFVSYGALLCVAAFVVWFFLRNSTLAALDKSNGTDHMPFMDAMRHRAYHAALASGFANGWAVFGVRISLVPVFVIEALEQSPAIAGISMSVFAAGNAATLFISGKLADTRGRKPVAIAGLVISGVTTIWMGFTTGTWDFMAASLIAGMGAGLLNPPQNAVVADVMGARGRGGPVLAGFQMVTDLGAIIGPISAGVLADTLGFEASFAVTGAALLLSVFFWFIAPETLPTHEEEHTATAVAPECGALDESAEVPLGERVGGKPRHPEA; the protein is encoded by the coding sequence GTGCGCGAGCGCTTGCCGGTTGAGGTCTGGGTACTGGTCGCGGCGAGCTTCATCATCGCCATCGGGTTCGGGATCGTGGCACCGGTACTGCCGGTGTTCGCCGCGACGTTCGGTGTCGGGCACACTGCCATCGCGATCCTGATCAGCGTGTTCGCGCTGGTCAGACTGGCGTTCGCGCCACTGAGCGGCATTCTCGTCAACAAGTTCGGCGAGCCGCACGTCTACATCGTCGGCATCCTGATCGTCGCCGCCGGCACGACCATGGCCGGGTTCTCCGGCAGCTACTTCGAGATGCTCGGCTGGCGGGCGCTCGCGGGCATCGGGTCGACGATGTTCACCGTCGCCGCGCTCGCGTTGCTCATCCGGATCACCCCGGCGCCGATGCGCGGGCGGGCCTCCGGGATGTGGGCGGCCGGGTTCCTCGTCGGCAACGTCGCGGGCCCGATCGTCGGAGCCGGTCTCGTGCCGCTCGGCCTGTGGGTGCCGTTCGTGTCGTACGGCGCGTTGCTGTGCGTCGCGGCGTTCGTGGTCTGGTTCTTCCTGCGGAATTCGACGTTGGCGGCGCTGGACAAGTCCAACGGCACCGACCACATGCCGTTCATGGACGCGATGCGCCACCGCGCTTACCACGCCGCGCTGGCCTCCGGGTTCGCCAACGGCTGGGCCGTGTTCGGCGTGCGCATCTCCCTCGTGCCGGTCTTCGTGATCGAGGCACTGGAGCAGAGCCCCGCCATCGCCGGCATCTCGATGTCGGTGTTCGCCGCGGGCAACGCCGCGACGCTCTTCATCTCCGGCAAGCTCGCCGACACCCGCGGCCGCAAACCGGTCGCGATCGCCGGCCTGGTCATCAGCGGCGTCACCACGATCTGGATGGGCTTCACCACCGGCACCTGGGACTTCATGGCCGCCTCGCTGATCGCGGGCATGGGCGCGGGCCTGCTGAACCCGCCGCAGAACGCCGTGGTCGCCGACGTGATGGGCGCCCGCGGCCGCGGCGGCCCGGTGCTCGCCGGCTTCCAGATGGTGACCGACCTGGGCGCCATCATCGGCCCGATCTCCGCCGGTGTCCTCGCCGACACCCTGGGCTTCGAGGCCTCGTTCGCGGTGACCGGCGCGGCACTGCTGCTGTCGGTGTTCTTCTGGTTCATCGCACCCGAGACCCTCCCCACCCACGAGGAGGAGCACACGGCCACCGCGGTGGCACCGGAGTGCGGCGCCCTCGACGAATCCGCCGAGGTCCCCCTGGGCGAACGCGTCGGAGGCAAACCACGCCACCCGGAAGCGTGA
- the hrpB gene encoding ATP-dependent helicase HrpB has product MHLPDLPVKSVLPELLRTLEDHGSAVLVAPPGTGKTTLVPLALPGKVVVAEPRRIAARAAAARMASLLGEPVGHTVGYSVRGDRKTSRHTRVEVVTSGLLVRRLQHDQELKGVGTVLLDEVHERHLDADLLLALLLDAKAGLRPDLKLLATSATVAAQRLSDLLGNAPVLHTAARTFDTTITYVPPNRNEHIETTVARAITKALSEVDGDVLAFLPGVREINRTASLLNADTVILHGQLKAAVQDAALKPGQRQRVVLATSIAESSLTVPGVRAVVDAGLARVPRVDHRRGLAGLATIRVSQAVADQRAGRAGREAPGRVYRCWPEHEHSTLPRYPEPEIRTADLTRLALELAVWGTPDGSALNWWDAPPEGALKAAQETLHSINALEDTDRRDRIASVGLHPRLGRALIDGSALAGNRTAAEVVALLDDSTHPNTSDLATALKSPGKWRQEAKKLEKLGTNPHGNGDPALVVALAYPERLAKRRSKNSSVYLMANGTAVEHDNSHAKWLAVAIADREPGNKHGRIRLAAPADEELAVTAAAALVHTEDDIRWERDVVANSVRKLGAITLDERPLNDLAKSQQALRMGLQAEGLGLLKWTDAAERLRERMAFLHRTRDWPSVDDESLIRSLDLGKAKKRSDLAKIDTVAVLRNLLPWPEAAELDQLAPERIGQGKVDYTQDTPALYVRIQDAMKWADTPQIAGVPVVVHLLSPAGRPTAVTSDLRTFWRNGYLRVRSELKGRYPKHHWPERPYDRSR; this is encoded by the coding sequence GTGCACCTGCCCGATCTCCCGGTGAAGTCCGTCCTCCCCGAGCTCCTGCGCACGCTCGAGGACCACGGGTCGGCCGTCCTCGTCGCTCCTCCGGGCACCGGCAAGACCACGCTCGTCCCGCTCGCGCTGCCGGGCAAGGTGGTCGTCGCCGAACCCCGCCGCATCGCCGCCCGCGCCGCCGCCGCGCGCATGGCGAGCCTGCTCGGCGAACCGGTCGGCCACACCGTCGGCTACTCGGTCCGCGGCGACCGCAAGACCAGCAGGCACACCCGCGTCGAGGTCGTGACGAGCGGCCTGCTGGTCCGCCGCCTGCAGCACGACCAGGAGCTCAAGGGCGTCGGCACGGTCCTGCTCGACGAGGTCCACGAACGCCACCTCGACGCCGACCTGCTGCTCGCGCTCCTGCTCGACGCCAAGGCAGGCCTCAGGCCCGACCTGAAGCTGCTCGCGACGTCCGCGACCGTTGCCGCCCAACGACTCTCCGACCTGCTCGGCAACGCGCCGGTCCTGCACACCGCCGCGCGCACGTTCGACACGACGATCACCTACGTCCCGCCGAACCGCAACGAGCACATCGAGACCACCGTCGCGCGGGCCATCACCAAAGCGCTGTCCGAAGTGGACGGCGACGTGCTCGCGTTCCTGCCGGGCGTGCGCGAGATCAACCGCACGGCGAGCCTGCTGAACGCCGACACGGTGATCCTGCACGGCCAGCTCAAGGCGGCCGTCCAGGACGCCGCGCTCAAGCCGGGGCAGCGGCAACGCGTCGTGCTCGCCACCAGCATCGCCGAGTCCAGCCTGACCGTGCCCGGCGTCCGCGCCGTGGTCGACGCCGGTCTCGCCCGCGTCCCCCGCGTCGACCACCGCCGCGGGCTCGCCGGTCTCGCCACGATCCGGGTGTCCCAGGCGGTCGCCGACCAGCGCGCCGGTCGCGCCGGACGTGAGGCACCCGGCCGCGTCTACCGCTGCTGGCCCGAGCACGAGCACTCGACGCTCCCCCGCTACCCGGAACCGGAGATCCGCACCGCCGACCTGACCCGGCTCGCCCTGGAGCTCGCCGTCTGGGGCACCCCGGACGGCAGTGCCCTGAACTGGTGGGACGCCCCGCCGGAGGGCGCGCTCAAGGCCGCCCAGGAGACGTTGCACTCCATCAACGCGCTGGAGGACACCGACCGCCGCGACCGCATCGCGAGCGTCGGCCTGCACCCGCGGCTGGGCCGGGCGTTGATCGACGGCAGCGCGCTCGCCGGCAACCGGACCGCCGCCGAGGTCGTGGCGCTGCTCGACGACAGCACGCACCCCAACACGTCCGACCTGGCCACTGCGCTCAAGTCGCCGGGCAAATGGCGCCAGGAAGCCAAGAAGCTCGAAAAGCTCGGCACCAACCCGCACGGCAACGGCGACCCCGCCCTGGTCGTCGCCCTCGCCTACCCGGAGCGGCTGGCGAAGCGCAGGTCCAAGAACAGCAGCGTCTACCTCATGGCCAACGGCACGGCCGTCGAGCACGACAACTCGCACGCCAAGTGGCTGGCGGTCGCGATCGCCGACCGTGAACCCGGCAACAAGCACGGCCGCATCCGCCTGGCCGCCCCGGCCGACGAGGAGCTCGCCGTGACCGCGGCCGCCGCCCTCGTGCACACCGAGGACGACATCCGCTGGGAACGCGACGTCGTCGCGAACAGCGTCCGCAAGCTCGGCGCGATCACCCTGGACGAACGCCCGCTCAACGACCTGGCCAAGTCGCAGCAGGCCCTGCGGATGGGCCTGCAGGCGGAGGGTCTGGGCCTGCTCAAGTGGACCGACGCCGCCGAACGCCTGCGTGAACGGATGGCGTTCCTGCACCGCACCCGCGACTGGCCGAGCGTCGACGACGAAAGCCTGATCCGCTCGCTCGACCTGGGCAAAGCCAAGAAGCGCTCCGACCTGGCGAAGATCGACACGGTCGCGGTGCTGCGGAACCTGTTGCCGTGGCCCGAGGCGGCCGAGCTCGACCAGCTCGCCCCGGAACGCATCGGCCAGGGCAAGGTCGACTACACCCAGGACACACCGGCGTTGTACGTCCGCATCCAGGACGCGATGAAGTGGGCCGACACCCCGCAGATCGCGGGAGTCCCGGTGGTCGTGCACCTGCTCTCGCCCGCCGGCCGCCCGACAGCGGTGACGAGCGACCTGAGGACGTTCTGGCGCAACGGTTACC
- a CDS encoding SWIM zinc finger family protein, translating to MVRKLADERSFERGERYLAAGQVRRVTVDGSTVTATVDGTRTYRVRLDVTPKGLCGRCSCPYGADGVSCKHCVATSLAWLEQGGEMGEPRAEPLSDKRLRLFLSGCDQEWLIEQLMTAAKSDRVLRARLAAAAGQKNAFDDRDIRDRLERAIDIPDFVDYGGAYGYFLHVGEALGEVERLIGAGFADAAIILAEYALELLESSAERVDDSDGGLSEAIARVEEIHLAACEAGSPDPVELAERLVARAVSTDYELFLDVLPAYEEVLGSAGLARYRELVEQGWRTLPPKKPDDYSARRFVITHLMENLAESSGGRWADRGAGTGRDELLRRAPHR from the coding sequence ATGGTGCGGAAGCTGGCTGACGAGAGGTCGTTCGAGCGAGGCGAGCGGTACCTCGCGGCCGGTCAGGTTCGGCGGGTCACGGTGGACGGGTCGACCGTGACCGCAACGGTGGACGGCACTCGGACTTATCGCGTGCGGCTCGACGTCACGCCGAAGGGCCTGTGCGGGCGTTGCTCCTGCCCTTACGGAGCCGACGGCGTGTCCTGCAAGCACTGCGTCGCTACTTCGCTGGCGTGGTTGGAACAGGGCGGTGAGATGGGGGAGCCGCGTGCGGAGCCGTTGTCCGACAAGCGGCTGCGGTTGTTCTTGAGTGGTTGTGATCAGGAGTGGCTGATCGAGCAGCTGATGACGGCCGCGAAATCGGATCGCGTGCTGCGCGCCCGGCTCGCCGCCGCGGCCGGGCAGAAGAACGCGTTCGACGACCGGGACATCAGAGACCGCTTGGAACGCGCCATCGACATCCCCGATTTCGTCGACTACGGCGGGGCGTACGGCTACTTCCTGCACGTCGGTGAGGCTCTGGGCGAAGTCGAACGGCTGATCGGAGCCGGGTTCGCCGATGCCGCGATCATCCTCGCCGAGTACGCACTGGAACTGCTGGAGTCCTCGGCCGAGCGGGTGGACGACTCCGACGGCGGGCTGTCCGAGGCGATCGCCCGCGTGGAAGAGATCCACTTGGCGGCTTGTGAGGCGGGCTCACCGGACCCGGTGGAGCTGGCCGAGCGTCTGGTCGCGCGGGCGGTGAGCACCGACTACGAGCTGTTTCTCGACGTGCTGCCCGCGTACGAGGAGGTGCTGGGGTCAGCGGGCTTGGCGCGCTACCGGGAACTCGTCGAGCAGGGGTGGCGGACGCTGCCGCCGAAGAAGCCGGACGACTACAGCGCCCGCCGCTTCGTCATCACCCATCTCATGGAGAACCTGGCCGAGTCGTCGGGAGGCAGATGGGCTGATCGAGGTGCTGGCACGGGACGTGACGAGCTCCTACGACGTGCTCCGCATCGCTGA
- a CDS encoding DsbA family protein, translating to MGGAERSARKRKQAARAVTQARNSGGDRTKIIAGIAVVAVLAVAVIGYVIFQQQSSGTTTDGAIPAAPADKVISAPSARDNNVVVVGKDSATTTIDVYEDFLCPACGQFEEIYGKDLKNAVEDGKLKIRYNILPMLDRLSEPTGYSSISANAGLCAADAGKFNEFHAALYSKQPEEGGPGYTKDQLIKLGKDLGITDAAFETCVQNDTYKAQLSDLMSKTSANDALKNGGGFGTPTVAHNGARVDMAANDNWLADLLK from the coding sequence GTGGGTGGAGCAGAGCGCAGTGCGCGGAAACGGAAGCAGGCCGCGCGTGCGGTGACCCAGGCCCGTAACTCGGGCGGGGACCGGACCAAGATCATCGCAGGCATCGCGGTGGTCGCCGTCCTGGCGGTCGCCGTGATCGGTTACGTGATCTTCCAGCAGCAGTCGAGTGGTACGACGACGGACGGCGCCATCCCGGCCGCCCCCGCCGACAAGGTCATCTCGGCCCCGTCAGCACGGGACAACAACGTCGTGGTCGTGGGCAAGGACAGCGCCACCACCACCATCGACGTCTACGAGGACTTCCTCTGCCCCGCCTGCGGCCAGTTCGAGGAGATCTACGGCAAGGACCTCAAGAACGCGGTCGAGGACGGCAAGCTCAAGATCCGCTACAACATCCTCCCGATGCTGGACCGCCTCTCCGAGCCGACCGGCTACTCGTCGATCTCCGCGAACGCCGGCCTTTGCGCCGCCGACGCGGGCAAGTTCAACGAGTTCCACGCGGCCCTGTACTCGAAGCAGCCCGAGGAGGGCGGCCCCGGCTACACCAAGGACCAGCTGATCAAGCTCGGCAAGGACCTCGGCATCACCGACGCGGCCTTCGAGACCTGCGTGCAGAACGACACGTACAAGGCCCAGCTGTCCGACCTGATGTCCAAGACGAGCGCCAACGACGCCCTGAAGAACGGCGGCGGCTTCGGCACGCCGACCGTGGCGCACAACGGTGCGCGGGTGGACATGGCGGCCAACGACAACTGGCTGGCCGACCTGCTCAAGTGA
- a CDS encoding WhiB family transcriptional regulator translates to MTTLVALRAPKWHVHAACRNADREIDWIDAELGSKAAKGCKEICRLCPVRLTCAITALTRDESYGVWGGMDQVDREALRHADAQIAA, encoded by the coding sequence ATGACCACGCTCGTGGCGCTGCGTGCACCGAAGTGGCACGTGCACGCAGCATGCCGAAACGCAGACCGAGAAATCGACTGGATCGACGCCGAGCTGGGAAGTAAGGCTGCAAAGGGCTGCAAAGAGATCTGTCGCCTGTGCCCGGTCCGCCTGACCTGTGCCATCACGGCACTCACCAGGGACGAGAGCTACGGCGTGTGGGGCGGCATGGATCAGGTCGACCGCGAAGCGCTGAGACATGCCGATGCTCAGATCGCAGCATGA
- a CDS encoding glycosyltransferase, whose amino-acid sequence MVLIGVVSGVLSTLRSARNVAQWKHVPMVSESSKTASVLAVVPARDEEATLPSLLTGLVGQAGVRVVVVDDASGDATAAVARAHGAEVVESAGPAEGWAGKVHAMHLGVQELRDEEWLLFVDADMTCSPDLVGRLVATASELGADLISSSGRGTGPAWWFLLPAFNTLVFEGSPPDGKGPTALAVGHCILVRRAAFEKAGGWEALAGDHADDVGLATLVRGTGGFVRFVDASMLLTTSGLDTFGDTWRSLRKSIQPAFRDMFGAKARPLLIAAGLLHLAYGLVPVLRWRSPWSWLAWSAQAASHREYVKRVGQPEASAVLAPLAWATIGVFLLDCALRPGARWKDRRVG is encoded by the coding sequence ATGGTCTTGATAGGTGTGGTGTCTGGGGTGCTGTCCACACTGCGATCCGCGCGCAACGTCGCGCAGTGGAAGCACGTGCCGATGGTGTCGGAGTCGTCGAAGACCGCGTCCGTGCTGGCCGTGGTGCCCGCGCGCGACGAAGAAGCCACCCTGCCGTCGCTGCTGACCGGTCTGGTCGGCCAGGCGGGTGTCCGCGTGGTGGTCGTCGACGACGCTTCGGGGGACGCGACGGCGGCGGTCGCGCGGGCGCACGGCGCCGAGGTGGTCGAGTCGGCCGGTCCGGCGGAGGGCTGGGCCGGGAAGGTGCACGCGATGCACCTCGGCGTGCAGGAGCTGCGCGACGAGGAGTGGCTGCTGTTCGTGGACGCGGACATGACCTGCTCGCCCGACCTCGTCGGCCGGCTGGTGGCGACGGCGTCCGAGCTGGGGGCGGACCTGATCTCGTCGTCCGGGCGGGGGACCGGGCCGGCGTGGTGGTTCCTGCTGCCCGCGTTCAACACGCTCGTGTTCGAGGGGTCGCCGCCGGACGGCAAGGGTCCGACGGCGCTCGCTGTCGGGCATTGCATCCTGGTGCGGCGGGCGGCGTTCGAGAAGGCCGGTGGCTGGGAGGCGCTGGCCGGGGACCACGCCGACGACGTCGGGCTCGCGACCCTGGTCAGGGGCACCGGCGGGTTCGTGCGGTTCGTGGACGCGTCGATGCTGCTCACGACCTCGGGCCTGGACACGTTCGGGGACACCTGGCGGTCGTTGCGCAAGAGCATCCAGCCGGCGTTCCGGGACATGTTCGGAGCGAAGGCGCGGCCGCTGTTGATCGCCGCCGGGCTGCTGCACCTCGCGTACGGGCTGGTCCCTGTGCTGCGGTGGCGCTCGCCGTGGTCGTGGCTCGCGTGGTCCGCGCAGGCGGCGTCGCACCGGGAGTACGTCAAGCGCGTCGGGCAGCCGGAGGCCTCCGCCGTGCTGGCGCCGCTCGCGTGGGCGACGATCGGGGTGTTCCTGCTGGACTGCGCGCTCAGGCCGGGCGCCAGGTGGAAGGACCGCCGCGTTGGTTGA
- a CDS encoding DUF3375 family protein, whose protein sequence is MEITSELIRAALGTNPTLTLLKAYSRDWVLPLFAEHLEQLDGSVSAEWFHERVAEARAQIRDWQGNVTPAEHCRDWVEKRWLETETLNGRLRYRLSPHTLRALRFVRELVEGETTVSGARLGSISHAVRLLADMTNPDREVQVRRIDQEIAELHKRRDDIASGRVRLATLEEMKQQLREILAMTRSLPADFRQLRTMVEDRHQEVARRAMAQGSPKADLVEEYLRENDLLSKTSQGTAYVGFSRLLSSRQSEQLRADIDQILGQAFALEHMTAAQREELDSMLSTLLAAELDVQNSYLRWSASLRRFLTRAAHGRHQRLISLADRALHAGATWVQAEPGQRYVPQDVLGVGPLAVVDISQTQLWRDHGPQEVIVEVTEQRRTLPTEDREALRLAAGTSPRAVGRTINKLLASQSVVIGAEVFDAIPAEFQRLGALVSLLDLAVVHGQVDIDLVETVRLSGNRGSVLMIALPHLAFDTPVPTKETP, encoded by the coding sequence ATGGAGATCACGAGTGAACTGATCCGGGCGGCGTTGGGGACGAATCCGACGCTGACGCTGCTGAAGGCGTACTCGCGAGACTGGGTGTTGCCATTGTTCGCCGAGCATCTCGAACAACTGGACGGGTCGGTTTCCGCTGAATGGTTCCACGAGCGGGTCGCCGAGGCGCGCGCCCAGATTCGTGATTGGCAGGGCAACGTTACACCGGCCGAGCACTGCCGCGACTGGGTCGAGAAGCGCTGGCTGGAGACCGAGACGCTCAACGGGCGCTTGAGGTACCGGTTGTCGCCTCATACGTTGCGCGCCCTGCGGTTCGTCCGTGAGCTCGTCGAGGGTGAGACAACTGTCAGCGGCGCGCGCCTCGGCTCTATCTCGCACGCGGTGCGGCTCTTGGCTGACATGACCAATCCGGACCGGGAGGTCCAGGTGCGGCGTATCGATCAGGAGATCGCTGAACTGCACAAGCGACGCGACGACATCGCCTCCGGTCGGGTACGGCTGGCGACTCTGGAGGAGATGAAGCAGCAGCTGCGCGAGATTCTCGCCATGACGCGGTCCTTGCCCGCTGACTTCCGGCAGTTGCGGACCATGGTGGAGGATCGTCACCAGGAGGTCGCGCGGCGTGCCATGGCCCAGGGTTCGCCCAAGGCGGACCTGGTGGAGGAGTATCTCAGGGAGAACGACCTGCTGTCGAAGACGAGTCAGGGCACGGCATACGTCGGGTTCTCCCGGTTGTTGTCGTCCAGGCAGTCCGAACAACTGCGCGCCGACATTGATCAGATTCTCGGGCAGGCGTTCGCGCTGGAGCACATGACCGCCGCGCAGCGTGAAGAACTCGACAGCATGCTTTCGACTCTCCTCGCCGCGGAGCTTGATGTGCAGAACAGCTACCTGCGCTGGTCCGCATCGCTGCGTCGCTTCCTCACCCGTGCAGCCCACGGCAGGCATCAACGGCTGATCAGCCTCGCCGACCGCGCTCTGCATGCTGGCGCGACATGGGTACAAGCCGAACCTGGTCAGCGATATGTGCCGCAGGACGTGCTCGGCGTGGGACCTCTCGCTGTCGTCGACATCTCCCAGACGCAGCTGTGGCGTGACCACGGCCCACAAGAGGTCATCGTCGAGGTCACCGAACAGCGCAGGACGCTGCCCACCGAAGACCGTGAGGCCCTTCGGCTGGCCGCCGGCACCAGCCCACGTGCCGTCGGACGGACCATCAACAAGCTGCTTGCCAGCCAATCGGTGGTGATCGGTGCCGAGGTGTTCGACGCCATCCCTGCCGAGTTCCAGCGTCTGGGCGCCCTGGTGAGCCTGCTCGACCTTGCCGTGGTGCACGGGCAGGTCGACATCGATCTCGTTGAGACGGTGAGACTGTCCGGGAACCGCGGCAGCGTCCTGATGATCGCGCTGCCTCATCTCGCCTTCGATACTCCCGTCCCCACGAAGGAGACGCCGTGA
- a CDS encoding GNAT family N-acetyltransferase: protein MVDPLRDPDDPELLDPYQSRSLAILVEGARLASGAVRYGKVGRVGSAAVVINRENPLPSGNFGCALDGTSVEVASTLLQLEQTFADVGRAEAVVYASPTTVDEIEGIADDSGWYAVEELLTVVHRGRAVVSAGVRRAEDADLPGIVELLSDELVGNRARLQKWLGHRLDDPRCLLLVVDDGERIGGFVSGFAERGVGLVEQCVVRPARRRRGVGRSLVVTAAAALRSAGAALVASQVDEGPGERFAEACGFVAAYPVTAYVRRVDELLD, encoded by the coding sequence TTGGTTGACCCGTTGCGCGACCCGGACGACCCGGAGCTGCTCGACCCGTACCAGTCGCGGTCGCTCGCGATCCTGGTGGAGGGCGCGCGGCTCGCGTCCGGCGCGGTCAGGTACGGCAAGGTCGGCCGGGTCGGCTCTGCGGCCGTGGTGATCAACCGGGAGAACCCGTTGCCCAGTGGCAACTTCGGCTGCGCGCTGGACGGGACGTCGGTGGAGGTCGCCTCGACGCTGCTGCAGCTGGAGCAGACGTTCGCCGACGTCGGGCGGGCCGAGGCCGTGGTCTACGCGTCGCCGACGACGGTCGACGAGATCGAGGGCATCGCCGACGACTCCGGGTGGTACGCGGTCGAGGAGCTGCTCACCGTGGTGCACCGGGGGCGTGCCGTGGTCTCCGCGGGAGTGCGGCGGGCGGAGGACGCGGACCTGCCGGGCATCGTCGAGCTGCTGTCCGACGAGCTGGTCGGCAACCGGGCGCGGCTGCAGAAGTGGCTCGGGCACCGGCTGGACGACCCGCGGTGCCTGCTGCTGGTGGTGGACGACGGCGAGCGGATCGGCGGGTTCGTGTCCGGGTTCGCCGAGCGCGGCGTGGGCCTGGTCGAGCAGTGCGTGGTGCGGCCGGCGCGGCGTCGCCGGGGCGTGGGGCGGTCGCTGGTGGTCACCGCTGCGGCGGCGTTGCGCTCGGCCGGTGCGGCGCTGGTCGCGTCGCAGGTCGACGAAGGTCCGGGGGAGCGGTTCGCGGAGGCGTGCGGGTTCGTCGCCGCCTACCCCGTGACTGCATATGTACGCAGAGTGGATGAGCTGCTCGACTGA